Within Trifolium pratense cultivar HEN17-A07 unplaced genomic scaffold, ARS_RC_1.1 scaffold_82, whole genome shotgun sequence, the genomic segment GGAGAATTGAGTTAAGAGATAATAATTATTGTGAGTATCATGTTATTTCAATTCTAGCattttgatgaaataaaagtctacggtttataatttttaaaatggtttTCTTGTACACCTTTTCGTTgtataatttatgtttaaatgATATTTCCAAATCCACTTAGAATTCTAGTTTGTTTTTgccatttatatataaaaaaaatactaatttatttttttggtcaatatttttagacttatataaatgacatttttcacAAGTGAATTGAAtatagacttataaaaaattacatattgtGAAATTCTATATACAATTCATTTGTTAAAAAAGCTATTTAATACATTCAAGAcaaatttagttattatatatatacatgtgagTGTATGCGCGCACATACACTTTTTTATggtatatatattcattaataGTGTACGTAATAGAGTATAGTTGTCGAAATTTGGGGCATTTATCTGTTATTAAAGCTTGCGCGTCAGTGACAGAGTTGTTCAATGAATCAACCTTATTATCTCATTGTTTCTCGTATTTCATCGCTATCACGTATAAAAACTGTGGAATATGATTCATTTTCTCCTTATCAAGTTCCGGAGATGAATCCACTCTCATTCAACTCGAAACTCCGAATTATCTATAACTTCCTTCATGGTACAATAATACGTGGAACACACCCTAACCCCGTTAAAACTTTTGCTCCAAATAAGCCCATACCACTTTCTGCATGGATAATTGTTCCTAACTTAGAAAATTAATACCTCTCCGGACAACCTTATTTGAACCCTACCAAAAAGAATTCATcatcctctccaatttttcaCCGAGGGATGACGGTAGCAAAAATGTGCTCATATAGTAAGTTGGAATAGCTTGAGTCACAAATTTCACAAACAAATGACAAGTATCACTAAAACTCACATAACATTTTTCACATGCTCcattaaatttttctttctatagGCAAAGTGACAAATACCACTGAAACTTGCATACACAATTGCAAAGTTTCGAGTTTGACCTTGGATGAAAGTAGCAccgtttgaaacatttttttgagatttcatattatagaagaaggaaaaattacaCTCACAACCCCGGGAATCTATTTAAATGATATCGACAACTCCCTCTAGTTTTATAAACTTACACTAATCTCCCTTtaattcatatcaaatacacaAATACCTCCCTTTCTCATTAACGATGTTCATTTTCTGTTAACtgttttcatagtttttttttataagaaacttttttCATAGTTGATCGTTGTTAAATGTTGAACATGTCACCGCAATTTACAATCAAATTAGTTTTATCATTTGTATTATATTGACGACAACCAATTTTGTGATTATCGTTTCAAATAAgttgttgttatatgttttatttatagtCAATTAGCTCTATATCGTCTTTATACCaacaaaatgtaacaaaaagaaagagaaagggaATTTGGTTCGAGAAAACTAAGGTTGATGGGACATAAGATGAAATGGTGATGAAGTCATTTTATAGAATCTTAAGCAAAAATGAGTTGACTTTATTGTGGTGTTTGCCCTCTTTTAGGCCTGATTTGTTTCAGACTttccagcaaaaaaaaaaaatcaatttttttttattttacttgtgtttgttttagattttttcaaaaatcattttagtaaaaagaaaatcattttttcctacaaaatgaaaagctatttcCAATAGCTTTTttcaaaatctattattttgaaaatcattttctaagattttatcatatatatgcaaatgttaattctttaatgaatttatcttctttattttttggacAATTGACTTTTTATTAGTCTTGAGAGTTGACTATTATTTTTAGTCGTCTCGAGAATTGACTTTATATCTTTATTTGTCTTGAGAATTGAAATAtatccttttatatttattttcatttcctttAAATACCATCATTTATTCACCACTCTAACATGCAAATATTCCACAACCCTTTTTTGTGTCTTTTACGTACCTCAGTCATGGCTATGTCTCACTCTTTCATTCCTCTGGTCTTTTTCATATTGCTACTTATACAGGCCATAGCTGGCATTGACCTAAATTGGTATGATGCTCATGCAACCTTCTACGGTGGTCCTTCAGGAGCTGGAACCATGCGTAAGTTCTAAAattaaacttcaattttttactttataacATTTTAGATGATACAAATCGTTTATACGTAATTTATTCTCTCAACAATAAAGAACAATGAATctcaattattttgtttgtctAATATTCTTCACCcacatgcaattataaataaaatcatatttcaattttttaatatcatatGGTATGCGTTAGATGAAGTTCAGATGACTAAtccttattatttattatatatacatgaattaaGAATAAATGAGCAACAAATCGTGCCGCTAATCCTTTCTTGTATTTGTGCAGAGGGGGCTTGTGGTTATGGTGATCTGTACAAACAAGGATATGGACTTGCAAACACAGCACTAAGCACAGCTCTATTCAATAATGGAGCTACTTGTGGTGCTTGTTTTCAGTTATTTTGTGTCAACGATCCCCAATGGTGCATAAAGGGCGCAAAGCCAATCACAGTAACCGCAACAAATTTTTGTCCTCCAAATTCCGCCCAGCCCGGTGCTTGTAACCCACCACTAAAACACTTTGACTTAAGTTATAAAATGTTCACTTCTATTGCCTACGAAAAAGGCGGTATCATACCCGTTAAATATCGACGTGTTTCATGTGTGAAACAAGGGGGTGTTAGGTTTGAGATCAAcggaaaccctaatttcttctttgttttggtGTTCAATGTTGCCAATGCTGGTGATGTTTCTCGTGTTAGTGTCAAAGGGTCTAAGACTGGATGGATTCCCATGAAGCGCAATTTTGGACAAAAGTGGAATACTGGAGTGAATTTGGTAGGACAAGCTTTGTCATTTCAAGTTACTACAAGTGATGGAAAAACTTTGGAGTTTTATTCAGTTTCTCCTTACAACTGGCAATTTGGACAGACTTATCAGAGCCAGggtaatttttagataaaatttaACTCATAAATATATCAAGTCACAAAATTATTAGGAGAATTGAGTTAAGAGATAATAATTATTGTGAGTATCATGTTATTTCAATTCTAGCattttgatgaaataaaagtctacggtttataatttttaaaatggtttTCTTGTACACCTTTTCGTTgtataatttatgtttaaatgATATTTCCAAATCCACTTAGAATTCTAGTTTGTTTTTgccatttatatataaaaaaaatactaatttgtttttttggtcaatatttttagacttatataaatgacatttttcacAAGTGAATTGAAtatagacttataaaaaattacatattgtGAAATTCTATATACAATTCATTTGTTAAAAAAGCTATTTAATACATTCAAGAcaaatttagttattatatatatacatgtgagTGTATGCGCGCGCATACACTTTTTTATggtatatatattcattaataGTGTACGTAATAGAGTATAGTTGTCGAAATTTGGGGCATTTATCTGTTAAAGCTTGCGTGTCAGTGACAGAGTTGTTCAATGAATCAACCTTATTATCTCATTGTTTCTCGTATTTCATCGCTATCACGTATAAAAACTGTGGAATATGATTCATTTTCTCCTTATCAAGTTCCGGAGATGAATCCACTCTCATTCAACTCGAAACTCCGAATTATCTATAACTTCCTTCATGGTACAATAATACGTGGAACACACCCTAACCCCGTTAAAACTTTTGCTCCAAATAAGCCCATACCACTTTCCGCATGGATAATTGTTCCTAACTTAGAAAATTAATACCTCTCCGGACACCCTTATTTGAACCCCACCAAAAAGAATTCATcatcctctccaatttttcaCCGAGGGATGACGGTAGCAAAAATGTGCTCATATAGTAAGTTGGAATAGCTTGAGTCACAAATTTCACGAACAAATGACAAGTATCACTAAAACTCACATAACATTTTTCACATGctccattaattttttttttctataggcAAAGTGACAAATACCACTGAAACTTGCATACACAATTGCAATGTTTCGAGTTTGACATTGGATGAAAGTAGCACCGTTTGAAAGATTTTTTTGAGATTTCATATTatagaagaaggaaaaattacaCTCACAACCCCTGGAATCTATTTAAATGATATCGACAACTCCCTCTAGTTTTATAAACTTACACTATTCTCCCTTtaattcatatcaaatacacaAATACCTCCCTTTCTCATTAACGATGTTCATTTTCTGTTAACtgttttcatagtttttttttataagaaactttttttatagttgATCGTTGTTAAATGTTGAACATGTCACCGCAATTTACAATCAAATTAGTTTTATCATTAGTATTATGTTGACGACAGCCAATTTTGTGATTATCGTTTCAAATAAgttgttgttatatgttttatttatagtCAATTAGCTCTATATCGTCTTTATACCaacaaaatgtaacaaaaagaaagagaaagggaATTTGGTTCGAGAAAACTAAGGTTGATGGGACATAAGATGAAATGGTGATGAAGTCATTTTATAGAATCTTAAGCAAAAATGAGTTGACTTTATTGTGGTGTTTGCCCTCTTTTAGGCCTGGTTTGTTTCAGACTTTctagcaaaaaaaaatcaattttttttattttacttgtgtttgtttcaaattttttcaaaaagcattttagtaaaaagaaaatcattttttcctacaaaatgaaaagctatttcCAATAGCTTTTttcaaaatctattattttgaaaatcattttctaagaatttttcatatatatgcaAATGTTAATTCTTTTATGAAtttatcttctttattttttggacAATTGACTTTTTATTAGTCTTGAGAGTTGACTATTATTTTTAGTAGTCTCGAGAATTgactttatttctttatttgtcttgagaattgaaatatatccttttatatttattttgattttctttaaaTACCATCATTTATTCACCACTCTAACATGCAAATATTCCACAACCCTTATTTGTGTCTTTTACGTACCTCAGTCATGGCTATGTCTCACTCTTTCATTCCTCTGGTCTTTTTCATATTGCAACTTATACAGGCCATAGCTGGCATTGACCTAAATTGGTATGATGCTCATGCAACCTTCTACGGTGGTCCTTCAGGAGCTGGAACCATGCGtaagttcttaattttttactttataacATTTTAGATGATACAAATCGTTTATACGTAATTTATTCTCTCAACAATAAAGAACAATGAATCTCAATTATTATGTTTGTCTAATATTCTTCACCcacatgcaattataaataaaatcatatttcaattttttttatatcatatgGTATGCGTTAGATGAAGTTCAGATGACTAATCCTTATTACTTATTATTTATACATGAATGAAGAATAAATGAGCAACAAATCGTGCCGCTAATCCTTTCTTGTATTTGTGCATAGGGGGCTTGTAGTTATGGTGATCTGTACAAACAAGGATATGGACTTGCAAACACAGCACTAAGCACAGCTCTATTCAATAATGGAGCTACTTGTGGTGCTTGTTTTCAGTTATTTTGTGTCAACGATCCCTAATGGTGCATAAAGGGCGCAAAGCCAATCACAGTAACCGCAACAAATTTTTGTCCTCCAAATTCCGCCCAGCCCGGTGCTTGTAACCCACCGCTAAAACACTTTGACTTAAGTTATAAAATGTTCACTTCTATTGCCTACGAAAAAGGCGGTATCATACCCGTTAAATATCGACGTGTTTCATGTGTGAAACAAGGGGGTGTTAGGTTTGAGATCAAcggaaaccctaatttcttgttTGTTCTGGTGTTCAATGTTGCCAATGCTGGTGATGTTTCTCGTGTTAGTGTCAAAGGGTCTAAGACTGGATGGATTCCCATGAAGCGCAATTTTGGACAAAAGTGGAATACTGGAGTGAATTTGGTAGGAAAAGTTTTGTCATTTCAAGTTACTACAAGTGATGGAAAAACTTTGGAGTTTTATTCAGTTTCTCCTTACAACTGGCAATTTGGACAGACTTATCAGAGCCAGggtaatttttagataaaatttaACTCATAAATATATCAAGTCACAAAATTATTAGGAGAATTGAGTTAAGAGATAATAATTATTGTGAGTATCGTGTAATTTCAATTCTAGCattttgatgaaataaaagtctacggtttataatttttaaaatggtttTCTTGTACACCTTTTCGTTGTATAGTTTATGTTTAAATGATATTTCCAAATCAACTTAGAATTCTAGTTTGTTTTTgccatttatatataaaaaaaaatactaatttggttttttggtcaaaattttTAGACTtatataaatgacatttttcacAAGTGAATTGTATATAGactgataaaaaattacatattgtGTAATTCTATATACAATACATTTGTTAAAAAAGCTATTTAATACATTCAAGACAAAttaagttattatatatatacatgtgagTGTATGTGCGCGCGCGCATACACTTTTTTATggtatatatattcattaataGTGTACGTAATAGAGTATAGTTGTCGAAATTTGGGGCATTTATCTGTTATTAAAGCTTGCGCGTCAGTGACAGAGTTGTTCAATGAATCAACCTTATTATCTCCTTTTTTCTCATATTTCATCGCTATCACGTATAAAAACTGTGGAATATGATTCATTTTCTCCTCATCAAGTTCCGGAGATGAATCCACTCTCATTCAACTCAAAACTCCGAATTATCTATAACTTCCTTCATGGCACAATAATTCGCGGAACACACCCTAACCCCGTTAAAACTTTTGCTCCAAATAAGCCCATACCACTTTCCGCATGGATAATTTTTCCTAACTTAGAAAATTAATACCTCTCTGAACACCCTTATTTGAACCCCACCAAAAAGAATTCATcatcctctccaatttttcaCCGAGGGATGACGGTAGCAAAAATGTGCTCATATAGTAAGTTGGAATAGCTTGAGTCACAAATTTCACAAACTAATGACAAGTATCACTAAAACTCACATAACATTTTTCACATGCTCcattaaatttttctttctatagGCAAATTGACAAATACCACTGAAACTCGCATACACAATTGCAAAGTTTTGAGTTTGACCTTGGATGAAAGTAGCATCGTTCgaaacatgtttttttatatttcatattatagaagaaggaaaaatcaGAGAACGTAATAACATTTGGGCTGATTTAGTGCCTGTTTGTTTAGGCGTTTGCAACCAGCAGACTCACGTTTTCAGCACTAAACGTGATTTCTCACTTTTAGAAATATGTTTGGCTTTCTCTTTTAGAATTGATTCTATGctccaaactcaattctgttaGAATGTGATATAATTCTCAACTGATTTGATACTTAGTTAGTTGGAGGATagttttagtttgttaataaagTTGGTTACAACTAACTAAGtgagttagttacaaccaagttagttagtttgttaggaAGTTTGTTACTTACTTTCAAAGCAAGTGTGCTTTTAGTTTGTATAAATAAGGAGCATGTGTATCTCTtgtaatacaaattttacatgGCTCATTAGTGGAAGaataaaatttttcttttctcttcattAGCAATCTAGAGTAATCTTCTTCCTCATTTGAAGTTCACTCATCTATTTCAAAGCACAATTGCTCGAAAAAGAGTTCATGCTCATAGGCTTGCCTTGAGCCTATGCAAATTGTGCAGTGTGTGTGTTTGATGTTTCTTGTTGAGCCAACAATTAGCATCAAGAGCTCTGGTTCAATTACGGGGAAACACGAGTGAATTGTGAGGGGAAATCAATTGGGAAACACTGATTGAATTGTGTGTATTGATTTCTTGAAGAATCAAGATGAATACTCATGGTTTTGGAACCAATATTCTCGTTCTTGATGGAAAGAGCTGGGATAGGTGGAATGCATTGTTGAAATCTCTGTTTGGATCTCAAGATTGTCTTGATGTGGTTCTGAATGGTTATGAAGAGTTGGTAGAGAATCCAACAAATGAAACAGAGGAATGCATTCAAAGAGAACATGAAGAAAGATTGTAAAGCCTTGTTCTACATTCAACAAAACTGTGATGCTCAACACTTTGAGAAGATTGCTAAATCAACAAAATCTAAAGAGGCTTGGGATATTCTTGAAAGCTATCATGATGGTGGAGCCAAAGTAAAGAAAGTGAAGTTGCAGGCATATAGAAGACAGTATGAGTCAATGCTGATGGAGGAAGATCAAAAGGTAAGTGATTACTTCTCGAAACTTCTTGCACTTGTGAATCAAATGAAAAACTGTGGAGAGAACATCACTGATGAAATGGTAGTTGAGAAAGTTTTAAGGTCTTTAACTCCAAGTTTTTACTATGTAGTAGTGGCTATAGAGTATTCGAAAGATACAACCACTATGAAAATTGAGGAATTACAAAGTGCTTAGTAGAGGTTCAGAGAGATCGAATCAACAAGCCATGCGGGCTCAAGCCAACAAGAAAGATGATAGTAGCAAgaactacaaaaagaaaggaaaaggtAGTTGGGAAAATGGTGACAAGTCTGAGATAGATGATAAACCCGAATCTTCTAAAGAAGAAGGGTTTGTCAAGAATCAAAATAAGAAGAAGAGGGACTTTGATAAGAGTAAGGTAAAGTGCTATAATTGTGAAAAACATGGTCACTTTGCTAATGAGTGTTGGTACAAGGAGGACCAACAAGAAGCCAATGCAGCAGAAGAAAGTGATGTTAATTCTGTGTTGATGATGGCTACTACCAGTGATGATAATGTGAAAAGTGAAGAATTGTATCTTGACTCAGGGTGCTCGAATTGTATGAAACAACACAGAGAATGGTTAACCAACTTTAATGCAAGCAAGAAGACAAGCATAAGGTTGGCTGACAACAGCAAACTAGCAGCACAAGGTACTGGTAACATTGTCATCAGAAGCAAGAATGGTAGAAAAGTGATAATTGAGGAGGTACTGTATGTGCCAAAAATGAAGTGTAATTTGCTTAGCTTAGGTCAATTGGTGCAAAAAGTGTTCTAAGTGAACATGGAAGATAATGCACTAAAGTTGTTCGACAAAATGAAGAGTTTGGTTTTGATGTGCAATTTGTCAAAGAACAGGACCTATAAATGCAACATTGCAACTGATGCTATGATGTGCCTGGCTACAACAACGAGTGAAGATGTTGAAGCATTATGGCACAAAAGGTATGGTCACTTGAATTTTAGGAGCCTGAGTAATTCGAATTATAAGAAATTGGTGATTGGCTTGCCGAAAATTAATATAAGAAATGAAATTCGTGAAGTGTGTGTGAAGAGTAAGCACAGTAGAAATTCATTTGTGTCTGATATGCCTAAGAGAGCTAGTGCAGCCTTACAAGTGATTCATTCAGATATTTGTGGTCCCTTTGAAGTTCCATCATTGGGAGGAAGCAAGTATATCATCACTTTTGCTGATGAATATACAAGAATGTTGTGGCTGGATAAAATAAAGCTTAAGAGTGAAGCTTTAGATGTGTTTAAAAGATTTAAAGtcttaattgaaaaagaaagtgatAAATCAATTAAGATTTTAAGGACAGATCATGTGCACAAAGATGAGGTTCAATATAATCATATCTATCTAGATTCAAGTGATGAATCAGATGGAGAAGAGGGTTATGAAGAAGTCGAACCAGTCAATGGTGGTAATCAAAAACCAATCATGAAGTAGATATGCACAGTTGAAGTGATGGTGATGATAGAATTCATCTGTCAGCAAGGCCTCAGAGAATAAAGCATGTACCAGCCATATCGAATGATTGTGAAGTTACTCATGACAGTGAAGTTAATGATAAAGGTGAGCTAATTCATTTTGCACTTCGAGTTAACTCTGAACCAGTGAATTtcagagatgctttgaaaaGTAATGAGTGGAAGAAGGCTATGGAATAAGAGCTTAAGTCAATCGAAAATAATCGGACTTGGAAGCTAGTTGTCTTGCCagacaagaagaagaaaatagatGTGAAGTGGGAGTTCAAAGTGAAACTGAACTCTGATGGCAAAAATACAGTGATAATTTGcctatatgttgatgacttgcTCATAACTGGAAGCAAAGCCAATGAAGTCGAAGACATGAAGTGTAAGCTAAAATCAGAGTTCGAAATGACTGATCTAGGCAAGTTATCATATTTCCTAGGAATGGAATTTGTAAAAGTGCAAGATGGAATAGTGAAGCATCAGCAAAAGTAAATTGGTGAGTTACTAGATATAAATTCGAAATGAATGGCTGCAATCCAATTTCGAATCCATCAGAGACATATACAAAACTTGATGAGTacaacaatgaagaaaaggtTGACTCAATAATGTTTCGACAGATGGTTATCACATTGAAGTATGTGTGCAACATCAGGCCAGAAGTTTGCTATTCAATTAGTGTGATTAGCAAATTCATGCATGATCCTAGAAAATCTCAGTTGGCAGCTGCAAAGAGGATCTTTTGGTATCTTAAAGGTACTTTGGATTATGAATGAAGACCAGGTTCCATTTCATTAGAGAGAAAGTGATGAATGAAGTCGACTGAAGTGCGGGTAGGTAGGAGATGGTTTTACAAAAGCTGTGAAACTTGACAGATTTGAATACTTGAGGAAGCAACTTAGTGTCAATCAGTTTCAAATTaagggggagtgttagaatGTGATATAATTCTCAACTGATTTGATACTTAGTTAGTTGGGGGATagttttagtttgttaataaagTTGGTTACAACTAACTAAGtgagttagttacaaccaagttagttagtttgttaggaAGTTTGTTACTTGCTTTCAAAGCAAGTGTGCTTTTAGATTGTATAAATAAGGAGCATGTGTATCACTTGTAATACAACTTTTACATGGCCCGTTAGTGgaagaataaattttttcttttctcttcattagcaatctagagtattcttcttcttcttcctcattcgAAGTTCACTCATCTATTTCGAAGCACAGTTGCTCGAAACATAGTTCATGCTCATAGGCTTGCCTTGAGCCTATGCAAATTGTGCAGTGTGTGTTTTTGATGCTTCTTGCTGCGCCAACAAATTCTAGGAGAAGCTCCAAATCCTAGCTTCTACGCATATGTTTGGTTTCGCGTTTCCGCACCTTAAACGCACATTTGCAACCACAAACATGATTCTTCTCTTCTGCAAGCATGTTTGGTTTTCTATTTTGAAATCGATTCTGCAttctagaatcaattctacCAGAAGCAAGAATTCCTTGCTTATGCGGTGACCCATAATCAATTCTTTATTGCCCTTTATTCCTTTTATTCCTTTTACTTTTACAATAACTCAATTCATTATTCAACACCCAGATTGTCACTTTCACTCTCTACATGTCTCCTTTGCCTTCAGAAATCCACAGCAATACAAATTTATCTCCCTATACTATAGAAACATTGATGATGGATTTATGTGTTCAGAGGAAAGGGGATGAGATTTGACAAGGGAGAAGAATAGATGTGCGAAGGCGAAGAATATGAACAAATGGAGGAAGAAGAAACATCAGAAGAAGACTGTTCTAGAGAATATAACTATGTATATATGGCCCATATgggtttttgtttattttaaattttttttggtgaatgggttattgtttattttaatatgggttgggagttttttttttcttttattaggttgaattgttgtaattttttttttataataatattacatTATTATGTTAAGACCCTTTTAGTAATTTATCTATTTAAaagcaattttaatttaaattaccCAAACAACATCAAGTgttaaaaatcacttttagaaaatgtatccaaaaataaataaattttgttcaactcacttttaaccaaaatcaattttgttaaactcaattctatcaaactgaATTCTAGTCGccgccaaaccaaacacacactgcATCaactcaaaatcaattcttttttACTGTTGGTTGCCAGCTAAAATATTGATCCTCTCTTTTCCATCAGATCTATCTCATTTTTTCTGTACCTCTTGAATAGCTCATTTCAGttttttatcaaaacaaaaaaactcatTTCAATTTCTATTTATCTCTGCATCttctttggtttgtttttcttccgggaaccttttttttcttccaagcATCTTTATCTgcgtttttgtttcttttgattCCTGCAACTTCCATTATGCTATGCGTTTTGTGGCTTCCCtttgattatattattttattttatttttgtgtgatTTATTTTGGGCTTGATGTCCATCGCCCCATTCCCTCCTGCTTGTGTGTGTTAT encodes:
- the LOC123901876 gene encoding expansin-A23-like; translated protein: MAMSHSFIPLVFFILLLIQAIAGIDLNWYDAHATFYGGPSGAGTMQGACGYGDLYKQGYGLANTALSTALFNNGATCGACFQLFCVNDPQWCIKGAKPITVTATNFCPPNSAQPGACNPPLKHFDLSYKMFTSIAYEKGGIIPVKYRRVSCVKQGGVRFEINGNPNFFFVLVFNVANAGDVSRVSVKGSKTGWIPMKRNFGQKWNTGVNLVGQALSFQVTTSDGKTLEFYSVSPYNWQFGQTYQSQGNF
- the LOC123901862 gene encoding expansin-A23-like, with product MAMSHSFIPLVFFILQLIQAIAGIDLNWYDAHATFYGGPSGAGTMRGIIPVKYRRVSCVKQGGVRFEINGNPNFLFVLVFNVANAGDVSRVSVKGSKTGWIPMKRNFGQKWNTGVNLVGKVLSFQVTTSDGKTLEFYSVSPYNWQFGQTYQSQGNF